TCAAAGGCAGGGCTGGCGACCTCGCCTGCTGACCGGACAGCTGGGCCTGGTGACGGGGGGTGCGGGGGCCACTCGAGGTCAGGCCGTGATCATGACGGGGCGGCGCAGGGTGGGGAAGTCTCGGCTGGTTCAGGAGTTCTGTGACCGGTCCGGGGTTCCGTACGTGGTCTTCCAGGCGACCAGGGGCCGCAATGCCGTAGCCGAGCGGGCGGACTTCGCTGCGGCGCTCGCGCAGTCTCCTCTGTCCGGGGCGGATCTGGTGGCTGGGCTGCAGGCCGCGGACTGGAACCAGGCGCTGCGTTCTCTGGCTGTGGCGGTCCCGGATGACGCCCCGAGTACCGCGGTGATCGACGAGGTGCCGTGGCTGGTGGAGCAGGATGGGGAGTTCGAAGGGGCGTTGCAGACGGTCTGGGACCGCCACCTGTCCGCCAAGCCGGTTCTGCTGCTCCTGGTGGGCAGCGACATGTCGGTGATGGAGGCGTTGGGTCCTATGGCCGTCCGTTCTTCGGCCGGGCCGCGAAGATGACCGTACGGCCACTGCACCTGGCCGACGTGCGGGCCATGACCTCCCTGGACGCGGTGGACGCGGTGGACGCGCTGCTGATCACCGGGGGCTTCCCGGAGATCGTCCAGTCATGGCGGCCGGGGATGGGTCGCCTGGACTTCCTGCGTGAGGCCGTGGCGAACCCTCTTTCACCGCTGCTGGTGGCGGGTGAGCTGTCGTTGCTGGGGGAGTTTCCCGAGGCTTCGCATTCGCGGGCGGTGTTGGAGGCGGTCGGCAGCGGTGAGCGGACCTTCTCCACCATCGCCGCGAGGGCGGGCGGCGCGGGCGCGCTGCCCTCCGGGACCCTGTCCCCGCTCCTGCACACGCTGCATGCCAAGCGCATCGTGGCGACGGACATGCCGCTGTCCATCAAGAGCGACACCAAGAACAAGCGGTACCGGATCGCCGACTCCTACCTCCGGTTCTGGTTGACCTTCCTGCAACGCGGAGTCCCGCTGATCGAGCGTGGCCGCGGGGATCTCGCCCTGGAGCGCATCGAGCGGTCCTGGACCACCTGGCGAGGACGTGCGGTCGAGCCGGTCGTCCGCGAGTCGCTGCTGCGGCTGCTCCCCGATGGCGGATGGCCCCGGACGGAAGCGGTCGGCGGCTGGTGGAACCGGCGGAACAATCCCGAGATCGACCTGGTCGGAGTCGACCGGGAGCCGGTCGCGGGCGCGGTGCACTTCATCGGCTCGATCAAGTGGCCGGAGTCCCAGCCGTTCGGCCGGCGCGAGTACGACACCCTGGCCCGGGAGATGCTCGCGGTGCCCGGCGCCGAGGTGGACACCCCGCTCGTCGCCGTCTCCCGCTGCGGCGTCGAGGACGGGCTACCGCTTGCGGCGCACTGGGGCCCGGAAGACCTGGTCCGCGCGTGGCAGTAGCCGGGGGGCGTCAGGGCCGTGGGGGATACAGGCAGAAGGACTCCGCCCACCAGCGCCGCGCCCGCCTCCAGGCATCGGAGGCGGGCGCACCGTTCAGGCCTCGTTGGCGGAAGCCGGTGGCGTCGTCACTCGCAGCCGACGCCGTCACCGTCCCGGTCCAGGTGGGGGCCGTAACCGGGGTCGCCCCGGTGCACGGGGGCCGCCCCCGCGGCGCGGGCCGCGGAGCAGTTCGCGTAGTACACGCTCCCGCCCGATCCGCCGCCGGAGGAGCCTCCCGAACTGTCGGAACCCGAAGCGTAGGACCCCGAGCCGGATGAGCCCGAACCACCAGAGCCGGACCCCGACCCGGATCCGGTCCCGGACCCCGACCCCGCCGGGCGGGCGGTCACCGTTGCCGTCGCCCGCACCGTCTCCGTGACCGTAGGCGTTGGCTCCGGCTTCGCGGACACCGTCGCCGTGGCGGTCGTGGTCACCGTCGGCGCCGGCTTCGCCTTCGCGTCGGTGCTGCTCTGCCCGTCCTGGCCGCTCGCGCCGGCGCCGATCCCGATGAAGAAGGCGAGGGCGATCGCGGGCAGAACGTATCTCTTTCGGGCCCACTTCGGGGCACGGCGGGGCTCGGGCAGGGGTTCGGGTAAGGGCTGCTGGCTGTATGGATTCGACATGGTCCCCCCACGTGTGATCGGAAGAAGTGGTGAGACTGTATCGGTTGTGAGGGAAATATGTGAATCGGATGCCAAGTCCCGACAGGGGTAACTGAAGGGGCTGGTACAGCCGTTGGCCTACGCAGCCGTTCGTGCACCTGCTGGTGTTGCGGCCGGTGCAGGTTCGACGCGGGAGCACGCACCGGGCCGGCCGGATATGACTCCGGGTCAGCGGGCCGGCCGCCCCCACGCGCCGCCCCCGTTCACCCCGTCGCGTCGAGCGCCGCGCGCACGATGCCGTCCTCGTCCAGGCCGTGGTGGCGGTAGACGTCCTCCAGGGATCCCGACTGGCCGAAGCGGGTCACGCCCAGTGCGGTGGTGGGCACGCGGTTGATCGTGGCCAGGAACGAGAGCGTGTGCGGGTGGCCGTCCAGCACCGTGACCAGGGGCGTGGCACGGTGGGCGGGGAAGGCCTGGTCGAGGATCCAGGGCTCGGCCTCCTCGTGTCCCTGGCGGGCGCGCACCGCCCGGTAGAGGAGGTCGGGGCTGGTCACGCAGACGACGTCCGCGGGGACGCCGAGCTGCTCAAGCCGGGCGGCGGCCGCCAGCGCCTCGGGCACCACCGCGCCCATCGCGGCGATGGTCGCCTTCGGCTCCCGGGTGCGGCGCAGGGTGTAGGCGCCGGCGACCGCCTGGCGGCGCCGCCGCTCGCGGGCCGCCGGGTCCGACGGCACCTCGGCGAGGCCCTGGTCGACCGGGCGGGTGGACAGCCTCAGGTAGGCGGACGTGCCGTCCGGCCTCCCGAGCCGGCCGAGCGAGGCCAGCAGCGTCCACTCGGTGTCGATCGCGAACGCGGGCTCGTAGGTCACGCAGCCCGGCTGCTCCAGGCCGATGGACGGGGTCTTGATCGACTGGTGCGCGCCGCCCTCGGGGGCCAGGGAGACTCCGGAGGGCGTGCCCACCAGGACCGACTGGCCGCCGGTGTAGATGCCGTAGGACCAGGGCTCCAGGGCACGTTCCACGAACGGGTCGTAGAGGACGCCGATCGGCAGCAGCGGCTCGCCCCACCGGCTCCAGGTGGCGCCGAGCTCGCCGAGCAGGCTCACCAGGTTGACCTCGGCGATGCCCGGCTCGATGTGCCGGCCCGTCGGCTTCTCGCGCCAGTGCAGGATGGTCTCGGCGTCGTCGGCGAACCAGTCGCGGCGTTCGCTCGACGACCACACGCCCGCCTTGTTCACCCAGCCGCCCAGGTTGGTGCTGGAGCTCACGTCGGGGCTGACGCGTCCGCGGTGGGGCTGTGGCGGACCCGTGGCGGGCAGGGCCGGTCGGCGTGTTGGGCCTCGGCGGCGCGGTGCCGGAGGGCCGCGCGGCGTTCGGTCAGGCCCGGCCGTCTCCGTCGGCGCGCGCCGCCGGCCGGGGCCCGGCGGGGGAGCCCAGCAGGGACGCCGGGAGGTATCCGGACCGGACGCCCGGCTCCCACCCGTGCACCTGGACGGCGAGGGCGGCCAGGGCGAGCGCCCCGACCGGGAGCAGGGTCCGGGGCGCGGGATCGGGGCCCACGCTCTCGCGGTGCTCCACGAGCCGGGCCACGAGAGCCTGCTCGAAGGCGTGCCGGTCGTCGTCGAGGAGGACCCGCAGGAGGCGCTGGTCCGGTGTCAGGGCGGCCTCCGCGTCCAGCCGGCGGGCGGCCTCCGCGCGCTGCTCCCCGTCCGGCTTGCGCAGGGGCGCGGTGGGCCGGTCACGGGGCAGATGCCCGCGTGACGGGGCCAGGTAGCCGCACAGTGCCTCCATCGCGGCGAGGTCCGCCGGGTCCGACACCGAGTTCTGCTTCGAGTCCGGCAGCCCGTCGCGGATCGCGGGCGCGTAGTCGTCGCGCAGCAGCAGGCCGACCCCCCGCCGCCACTCCCCGAGCACGCCGCTGACCAGGCATACCGCAAACCCGTCGCACCACGTCCGGGCCGTGGGGGCCAGCTCGACGATGTCGCCGAAGGCGATGGACCTGCTGCTGAGGCTCTCGTCGATGAGGGGGAACGGGATCTCCTGGTCGCCCTTGGGGAAGCAGCCGAGGCTCAGCGTCCCCAGCGAGCACTCCGCCGCGGTCCGCAGTGCCGTGCGCGCCGACGGCCGGAGCGCCGGGTCCTGCGCGGCCCGGGCGGCGACGTGGTCGAGGAGGTCGTCGCGTATCTCGTCGAGCTTCTCGGGGGAGGCGTCGGCGTACCGCATCCAGTGCCACCCCCGATAGGTCCGGCCTGTGATGTCTTCGAGCGCCCGGGCCAGGTACCGCTCGCCGACCTCGTGGCATGTCACTTCCGGCACGGATGGCATCCTTCCCCCGCTCCCGTCCTGGACGCGGCACGCTACCAGGGCGGGCTCGCCGGAAGCCGTGCCGCACCGGGCGATCCGGCCCGCGAGAACACGCCCCGGCCAGGCGCACACCCTCGGTGAATATCACACGACACGCAGTTACGATCTTCTCGTGGCAGACGAGAGCTATGACGTCATCGTGATCGGGACCAGCCAGGGCGGCCGGTTCCTCCCCATCGACCTGGCGAAGGCGGGCAGGAAGGTGGCGCTCGTCGAGCGCGGCCACCTGGGCGGCGTCTGCGTGAACATCGGCTGCACCCCCACCAAGACGATGGTCGCCAGCGCGCGTCTCGCCCACCTGGCGCGGCGCGGCGCCGAGTACGGCGTGCGGACCGGTGCGGTGTCGGTCGACCTCGCCGCCGTGCGGGAGCGCAAGCGGGCGATGGTCGCGGGCGCGCGGGAGAACTACGCGAGCCGCCTGACGCAGGACGGGCTCGACGTGATCGAGGGCGAGGCCCGTTTCACGGGGCCCAGAACCGTCGAGATCGCCCTGTCGGACGGCGGCACGCGGACGCTCGGCGCGTCGGTGATCGTCATCGACACGGGCACCAGGCCGAGGCCGACGGTGATCGACGGCGCGCAGGACGTGCCCGTCCTGGACTCGACGTCGATCATGGAGCTGGAGGAGCTTCCCGAGCACCTGGTCGTCCTCGGCGGCGGCTACATCGGGCTGGAGTTCGGGCAGATGTTCCGCAGGTTCGGCAGCGAGGTCACGATCGTCCAGACCCGTCCGCGCCTGATGATGATCGAGGACGAGGACGCCTCGGAGGAGGTCGCCGCCATCCTGCGCGAGGACGGGATCACGGTCCTGACCTCGGCCACCCCGCAGCGGGTCGAGGCGGCGGGCGGCGGGCGCCTGCGGCTGACCGTGCGCACCCTGGACGGCGAGCGGCAGATCGAGGGCTCCCACCTGCTGTCGGCCATCGGCCGCGTCCCCAACACGGAGGCGCTCGACCCCGCGGCGGCCGGAATCCGGCTGAGCGACAGGGGCTTCATCGAGGTCGACGAGTACCTGGAGACCTCCGTGCCCGGTGTCTTCGCCATGGGGGACGTCAAGGGCGGCCCGGCCTTCACCCACCTCTCGTACGACGACTACCGGATCCTGCGCGCCAACCTGCTCGGCGGCGAGAAGGCGAGCACGCGGGACAGGATCGTCCCGTACACCGTGTTCATGGACCCGCAGTTCGGCCGTGTCGGCATGACGGAGCGGGAGGCAAGGGAGCAGAAGCGCAGAATCCGCGTCGCGAAGCTGCCGATGAACGCCGTGATCCGGGCCCTGGAGACCGGGGAGACGCGCGGCTACATGAAGGCCGTCGTCGACGCGGACACCCGGAAGATCCTCGGCGCCACCGTGCTCTGCGCGGAGGGCGGCGAGATCATGACGATCATCCAGGTCGCCATGCTGGGCGAACTCCCGTACACCGCCATGGCGAACGCCGTCTTCACGCACCCGTTGCTGGCGGAGGGCCTCAACAGCCTCTTCGAGATGTTCGACGAGGCGCCGTAGGGGTGTGCGCGAGGTCTGTGCGCGAGGCCGGGGCAGCGGGCACCCGCCGTGCCGGCGGCGTCTGCCGGGCCGAACGGGTCACGGACCATCGCCGCGGAGCAGAGTGGCGACCCGGGCTGCGAGGGCGCCGGCGTTCACCTGCTCGAAGTGGGTGGTGTCCACGTCCAGCACAGGCCCGGGCAGCTGCAGGGGTTCGTAGCGGCCGGCCAGAAGTTCCTCGCGGAACTCGTCGACGTTCTGGTCGTCGCCGTGGCCGGGGTGACGCTCGGGGGAGGAAGCGCGTGCGGTGAACCGCCTGAGGAGGGTGGGCCCGTGCGTGCGGCACTGGA
The nucleotide sequence above comes from Streptomyces sp. TS71-3. Encoded proteins:
- a CDS encoding excalibur calcium-binding domain-containing protein is translated as MSNPYSQQPLPEPLPEPRRAPKWARKRYVLPAIALAFFIGIGAGASGQDGQSSTDAKAKPAPTVTTTATATVSAKPEPTPTVTETVRATATVTARPAGSGSGTGSGSGSGSGGSGSSGSGSYASGSDSSGGSSGGGSGGSVYYANCSAARAAGAAPVHRGDPGYGPHLDRDGDGVGCE
- a CDS encoding immunity 49 family protein, which gives rise to MPEVTCHEVGERYLARALEDITGRTYRGWHWMRYADASPEKLDEIRDDLLDHVAARAAQDPALRPSARTALRTAAECSLGTLSLGCFPKGDQEIPFPLIDESLSSRSIAFGDIVELAPTARTWCDGFAVCLVSGVLGEWRRGVGLLLRDDYAPAIRDGLPDSKQNSVSDPADLAAMEALCGYLAPSRGHLPRDRPTAPLRKPDGEQRAEAARRLDAEAALTPDQRLLRVLLDDDRHAFEQALVARLVEHRESVGPDPAPRTLLPVGALALAALAVQVHGWEPGVRSGYLPASLLGSPAGPRPAARADGDGRA
- a CDS encoding mercuric reductase, which translates into the protein MADESYDVIVIGTSQGGRFLPIDLAKAGRKVALVERGHLGGVCVNIGCTPTKTMVASARLAHLARRGAEYGVRTGAVSVDLAAVRERKRAMVAGARENYASRLTQDGLDVIEGEARFTGPRTVEIALSDGGTRTLGASVIVIDTGTRPRPTVIDGAQDVPVLDSTSIMELEELPEHLVVLGGGYIGLEFGQMFRRFGSEVTIVQTRPRLMMIEDEDASEEVAAILREDGITVLTSATPQRVEAAGGGRLRLTVRTLDGERQIEGSHLLSAIGRVPNTEALDPAAAGIRLSDRGFIEVDEYLETSVPGVFAMGDVKGGPAFTHLSYDDYRILRANLLGGEKASTRDRIVPYTVFMDPQFGRVGMTEREAREQKRRIRVAKLPMNAVIRALETGETRGYMKAVVDADTRKILGATVLCAEGGEIMTIIQVAMLGELPYTAMANAVFTHPLLAEGLNSLFEMFDEAP